The Sylvia atricapilla isolate bSylAtr1 chromosome 9, bSylAtr1.pri, whole genome shotgun sequence genomic sequence TATGAAATAATGTTTCAAGTACTTTGTTAGAGACATACAAtataggaagaagaaaatgctgcataaaaaaaaaaaaagataatgccATCATCATAACAGTATTTATGTTGTACAATATACTGCAAATCTCCATCAAAAATATAATCTCATTGTAATACACAATATCTGAGCATCACCAAAAAAGTTTTATGCGTATCACACCATTACTATGGCATTGACTCAGAGAGTTCTATACATATTAGTTACTAGCCTGTAGATAAACCAAAGTAGAAATCTTTCCAGACAAGTCCAGGTTACAAATAAACTATTTGCAGGGTCAAGAGGTGAGCAGCAAGCTCCAAGAGCCAAAAAAGACATCTTTTTTATTGCTTACTGGAAATTGGGATgagctttttgtatttttttgtaagaaTTAGTTTAGCAttctttttgggtttgttcAGGAAATCCCATTAAGAGACTGTACTGTTCCTCAGGTTTTCTTATAAAATAGGTATCTCTATAGAGAGATGAATATGGATGTATGTAGTTCACAGATCTGTTTTGAGAAATATGCCTGCAGAATCTATTGGCTTAGTATTCAACTTGTAGTTGCATTGGTTTGATATTTTAGGAGTTCCTGTGTCTAGAAAGGTATGGAAAATCTGATTATGATTTATATTGTGTGTCGACTTCCTGAGGCAGTTTTCCCAGTGGTGTTCTGCTTTAGTCATATTGTGAAACAAAGCTCCTTAGCTTTTTATCAAGTAGTGACTTACTGCAATCACATATTCTAGCCTGCACTGTTTGTCCTCAAAGTGTGGAGCTTCTATACAGCATGGCTAAAATCCAGACAAATTTACCTTTTGGAGAACAGCTACTTCAGAATTATTGTCTCGTTTTTTTCTGGTAAATTTCTCTGCAAAAATTTGTCTAGATTTGCCTCCAGAAtcatttccatgaaaaacaaGTTATTGTATGAAATGCTGTTCAGTAATACCTGCACAGTGTGGTGTTCTAAGAAATATACACAATCTCCACGTTAAGGTTATTTTCTAGATTCAAGCATGGCCTGCAGTCTGGGGGCCTCCAGCACCTGGGAATGCCACTCTAGGTGTCTAAGTGAAGCTCTGTATCTGGCTCAGCTGTTGTGATGAGGGGTTCAGTAGTTCCAAACAGTAAGGCtaatttataaaacaaatgtaatttttcagcttcttttaaGCTTTTGCATAAAACTGCGGCAATGACTAAGTGAAAGTTGGAAAGATTGTCGAGAAATAAACTTTTCTACCACTGGCTATCAGCTAATGCTGCTTTTGAAGAGTGACTTTTTAGAACAGTGCCTTAGCAATATGAAAAAACAATTAAACTGTTCTGTTGGGGGACTCCTTGCTTCACAGTACATCTGAATTAATAAAACAAGGAGTAGAAATGAGTCATGTGCCTGATATTCCCTAAATATGGCTTTTGGCAGTGATGACTTTCTAAGAATTTACACACAAGTAGGAATTTCACCTCTAGTTCTCTCTAAAGAAACAAACATCATATCAACCTACTGCTTCCAACATAAACGATGTATCAAAGGAATCAAATCTTTATGGAGGTTAGCACATTCTAGCTCCAGTATTACTAGAACAGGGTCAGTTAGGACTAGCTACATGGCTAGAGCTCCATGCTCACTTCTGGGTTTTTGCACTTGATTCTGACTGATGACCTCCCTGTTCTGAGCTAATTGGAATTAAACCAGATTTTCTTGCTAATGCCCCACATAGGTGACCTTAGGCTAGTGTGAGAATGGCTTTGAATTCATTAatgtatttcagtgtttcttctgTCAAAGAGATTTTACAATGTTTTTGGTGTCTGCACCTGTTTTTGCAAGGAAGGCAAGCCACCATTTTCTCAGTCTAGGTCACGTTATCTGAGCATTTCGGTGAGTAATGAGAGGAATAGTATTActaaaaaagcattcttaaGGAGTAGCTGTGCCAAGTTACAGTTTTAAtcatatatttttctaattacATTCAGGGCAAATTGTTGTTGATTCAGGACTTCTTTCTgtgtaggttttttttaattattattttgtaatcTTTCCTAGCATTTCCATTGCTGCCAACTAGTGCCTTTAGGACTACAGAAGAGTTTAATTTCAGCTCTGTACTAAGTGAGGTGTAATTTGAGACGATGCAAGATTTTAAGTGCTGGGAGTCAGCTGACCCAAGCTATCTTTCTCCCAGGTGTGAGTTTTGTACATTGTGTCTCACTAATAgccattgttttctgctggaattATAATTGCCGAAGAGACTGAAACCCTGTTATCTCCTGTGGCCTTAGGAGAGATCACTGAAACCTCTTCCTTTGACTGTGGTATTCACTAGTTTTATATCATGTTTATTAATTTAGAATCATTGAGCAAGTGCTCTTTTACTTTTGGTGAGGTTGCAGGAGGAAACACAGAATCAGTGGATTCATGTTTTATGCTCCTATCTACAATTACACTGGCATTACTCTGACAGTAATCATTTTCTTCTTAAGCAAATGCTGCTGAAGAATAAGTCCACATCACCTCATCTAAATGAACCTTTCTAAAGTACTCCCAACATTGATCAGAGAAATAAGACAACTAATAAGAAATTGGCAAGTGAACATTAATGAGATTTAGGAGTAATAGGGAGGAGTGATTTATGGTAAGAGACCAAAAGGGTATAAAACTGCTGGACGTACAAAGCCAGAaagtatttctggttttttatttcagatagcCTAGaagtgcttatttttttaaggttttgcTTCGTTTTAAACTCAGAATTTATCCCTCAAGTGAATTCTTGGAATTATATGCATATTCTTCCCCAGGGTTGAAATTCTTCCTCTTGTTcttatttctgtaaaacaaactTCCCCTAAAGAGAAAATTTGTTCACCTTTCTACAGTGACTCTTTTTAAGATACATCAGTGCATCCATTTCATCTGTGTAACCCATCAACTTGCAATAGGATCAGGGAATGCACCAGAAAACTGAAGGGACTTTTTCTTCCCTATCATTATGTCATTTATGGTAGTGACTGATTGGGACACTCCTTTAGAGTTGAGATAAACCCTTACTTAAAACAAGATGCTATTTATCAGTGCTATCTACCTAAATGCAGTCAGCTGCCATTCCAGGAGCTCTGTGACTCCTAATGGAAGGAAACTCTTGaaacaaataaggaaaagaaaaatataaactaaaaGTCAGTGGAAAGGGTGAGGCCATTTTCTGTGCAGCCAAGTAGCTTCCTGCCTGACTCTGAGTAGCTCCCTCTCctaattttcttgtttctttctagTTTTCATCTCTTACATTATGGGAGATGAAGGCACctcaaaatgtttcatttgaaaGTAATGGAAATAGGTTTTTAAAGTGGAtactcagaattttttttaatcaggctGCAGAAGTGTTTCTATCACACCTGTCCCCCCAACATGACGTCCAAGGCATTATTTTCTGAGTAGCATGTGtagaaaataaagctgtaaTACTGGTAAGTTCACAAATCTATGAGGTCAAGACACCTGCATAATGTTCACACCTCTGTGGTTAACctaatgcttttgaaaatgggAGTAAAGGTGGTGCAGCTCTTGCTGCTACTGATTGAATCCAAGGCAGTTAACTCTTTCCACATTGCCATACCCCTCCCAAAGCTTTGAAGCTCACCTCTCACTATTGTGCATTGGGTAAAAATAACAGATAAGCCAAccttctgataatttttttgtgttgctgtgTTGGGAGACTTTTTCTGTGCCTAgtctttttaactttttgcaGCCTCCAGTAAGATATCTACacacttgaaagaaaatgttgagTATCTGCACTGTGCTTCCCAGTGTTGTAAGGTATATCCCTCTGTAAAGCACTGGAGGTATGGCCAGAGTTGTGGGATGAGCTGCTCAAAGGGGACTGCAGAGAGGGATTGTAGCAGATCTCAGTCCTGTGCCCAAAGAGGAACGTGTGTGATCCTGATAGTTGCTGGGTCAGCCAGTGCCCTTGGAGGAACATTCTGTAGCTGAACTACTAGTAGGAAGTTCAAGAGTATATTAGCAGTTTTATCATCCTGTTAATGATTGCTCCATACATTAAAGTGTGTTACAGTTTTGGGTACAATGATATCCATCCATCCAATGACATCCATCCAAACTATTGCATGTCACTTTCTCTACTACTTAAATTCTTTCCCTTCAGACTTGGACTTTTCCtaataaaatattcagcttAGTGAGCTAAAAATCAAGTACAGATTCTCACAAAAATGAATATAGCAAACTtttttgaaattgctttttaaaacaaaaaaggcactttaattaatattatttatcaATATCAAGAACTTAAAACCAGACCAAGTTATAGAATGttaatactgaaaatatatgTGTGCTTTAGTCTTTGCAGTGTCCTcgtgactttttttttattctccaaaCCAGGTTTTTGATTCTAATCTGAGGAAAGAAGATATGGAATCTTTGAACACTGTGAATatcaacagaaaattaattcatctAACCTATTCCCTGtagaaagaataatttaaaaccaGATTATCTAAACTGGAAAAGTGATGTAActgaaacattaattaattttaactgaACAATAAATCTGAATTGTTCTCTTAGGTACTCAGTATACTCAAGAATCAATATAAATAGTTTATATTTACTCTTAgctaaaaaatgaataaaataatttaatttaatctttctAGCTTTCTTACAGATACAGAAACACTTCCAGTGTCTTCTTTGCTCTCTTGGAACTTTCTAGTATAGTCTTCCAGTATGGGTTGAGTTATCTCACaatattataattttcttctgcctgCATGCACTTCATTTAAGATGTCATTTGAACCTATCTGAACAAATCagtttggtgtatttttttccttacagattttgaaaaatatcaaTTACATAAGAGCATGCTACAGCGCATATAAATCTTGAAATATTATTCAAAACATGGAATATTTGCTCAGGGATTGCAGCAGAATAATGCATCCaacttttgtatttcttctaGTCATGAGAATTATGCGAGATTCTGTGAGCCattcttgatatttttttggTGACCAAGCCTGTGCTCTGGCACTGTTTCACAGATCTCCTGTCTTGACCCAGCACTTCAGAGAAGGAATGGCTCCCTTTGTGACTTAAGTTGCATCAGAATGAATAAAAGTTTTTGCTTATATGGACAAAGACTTTTGAAAGTGCAGAAGAATGACGTGTTGGAGAAAAATCCTTTGCTAATCTCTGTTGCAGGGATTGTCACTATCTTTTTGAGATGGATAGTCTTCAGACATTCCTGTGATGCAATTGTGAGTTGTCCAGCTGCACTGGGAGAGTTGTCTGGTGTTGTCAGAGGCCACCAGTCTTTTGATATGCAGGCATTGGGTGGACCCCAGCTTACAgcttcttttctgaaaagatCAAAGTATTTTCCTGCAAGGAAATTGCTCTGTGACTAGCTAGGTTTCTGCAATCCCCACCACACTAAGCTCTCACTGGAAGTTCCACAAGAACTTTGGCTGTCACACACTGTCagtattattttgttgttgttcatgATGTTCCCTAAAACGTGAAAACTACCTAAGAGCATATACATACTCAGGATCCCTGTGAAAAATGCATCTGCCTCTTTATGCTAGTAGACatattgcagatttttttaaccaGTTTAACCAGGTGAGGCATCTGTTATGTACCAGTTTGGTGTCCTGATGtgtgctgccttcctgctggCATTTGATTGAGATCTTCATTCTGGttatttctgaaatgcattAATAGCATTGTGTTGTTCTTTCTCCTTATTCTGACCATAGACAATTCCAGAGTCGAGTTCTCAAAGGAGCTATATATACACTGGATTGCTGTAGTAGAGGTACACTCTTCCTTATCAGTGGaccaggcagctggagaggtACTGAGAAAGAGTTCTCATTCTGTTGGTAGCTTGTTCTTTGGGTGAGGTTGGAGTATAACCCTGGTGAAAACCCCCTTGCTAAACACTTACCAACAACTATAGTTTTGGTGGAGTTGGCTGCATCAACCTGAGtcctgtgtttgtgtttctgcCCTTATAAGCAGGTTAGAACCTGTGCAGTTGAGCCATGTTAACCTATCTTCTCTGAGGGTTTAGACAGCCTTCAGTGCAAATCCAGCTGATGTGGCTCCATTTGCCTGTGAAGAGTGAAGCTGTATTTCAATTTCCTCACTGCCAAGATGTCAAGAAGACTGTAGATGTGTGTGGTTGTTTAAGTTTAATGATACTTTTTGTGATACAAATACCCACCTTTTGGAGTGGAACTGAAATTGCCTGCATATTTTGCACAGAGCTGCGCCTGGGTTGAGGCAAGTCCTTGTATCACTATAGGCTGAGAGAGGCAGAGAtgaaggacttgggggtgctggtgggtgagaggctggacgTGACCCTGCCATGTGAGCTTGCAGCCCAAAAAGCCGATTttatcctgggctgcaccataagcagtgtgggcagcaggtcaagggagaggattctgcccctctgctctgctctggtgagacaCCACCtacagtgctgtgtccagctctggggctctcagcacaggaaagacatggaccAGACATGGTcagagcaagtccagaggagagaTGCAAATAATgatcacagggctggagcacctcttatgaggaaaggctgagagagttgagTTTGtcagtctggagaagaaaacGCTCTGGGGTTGCTTTATTGTGACACTAAGGTATATGAAGGAGGCCTtacaggaaagctggagagggactttttacaagagcatgtaggATGAGAGAATGGcctcaaactgaaagaaagggGGCAGTGGTAATTTCattgctgtgagggtggtgaggtgctggaacaggttgcccaaaaAAAGGGTGGatgtgcccatccctggaagtgttcaaggctaggttggatggggcttggagcattCTGGccctagtggaaggtgcccctgcccatggcagtggagtaggaactgggtgatctttaaggtccattctaacccaaaccattcaatggttctgtgattttacaCAGCCTCTGACAATTAATTTGTTGGATGTCACATCTCTGAGCTGGTATCCTCTCAGCTGGTAACCAACAGCCTGAACATGAAAGCCTGCACCTCTGACTAATGAAACCCTGAGTCATTCTGTCCTTTAATTAAAGCACGTTCCTTTAATACGGTCCTCCTACTTAAAATTATGTGAGAATTTCCTAGAGGAAAATGCCTGGTGCGTACActtttatttagtattttctaTATATTAGATAAATAAGGGGGAAAGCTTAAAATATCTGGGGTGTGTCAGGCAGTTGCAGGGGATACATATGTCAGCCTCAAGCATGATTTATCTCGTGTGCCTTTTCTGACAGTTGTGACTTAACGGCTGTATTTTCCTCCAGGCTCTCAGGAGGCCAAATATCTTTTCAAGTTTCTAGCTTTGTGGTGAAAGAGTAAAATGTCTGTTTGCCAATGTAATTTATCTGAGTCATTCTGCGAGAGGCGTAGAGCAATTGAGGCGTGACTATTAGCATAAATAAGAGAGAGACCCTCTTCCTGAGGGTAGAATACTCGTACTGTCTTTCAGAGGAGCACTGCTTCCCCATAAAACTGCTACTGCCAATTGATGGGCACGatgctttaaactgaaagacacAATATCTTGAGCTTTGGCCTGTTGTGATATCCTTTTACATTTCAATTTGGAGTTACCAAGAGGAGAGCAAGGAaggggaaaatttcttcagtaAGTGCAACAGGAGAATACCACCAGAGCTGGCATTTCACATACACCaaaggtgatttttcttttaaagtttgaaGGGAGAAGGAATTATAAAACCTAAACTCAACTTCTGTGTCTGTTCTTATATAATACAGTGGTAAGTGTTAAGTAGTTGCCATTGccaattttgtttctaaaataacgctttaaaaccttttcttcaTACTTTCAAGCATAGGTATTTTACAGCATCCTCTGAACATGAAGAGattagttttggggttttttagttttttggggagatatttgttgtttttcttttttgtgggggggtgttgttgttgttgttgttgttggtttcCCCATGTGGAAACACCAACACCTGGTGCTGTTTGGGGGTGGCAGGAACTGAGTTTGTCCGCCATGGGCCACTTCTGGCTTCTGTACCGCAGAGCGCAGCCTGGCATCATCCTCGCCCCATCGGGCTGCTGCCTCGCCGGGGGCAGCCGCTGGTGAGTCACTACAGGCCACGAGCGCAGGCGGCAGACACCGGGCCTGCCACGGCAAAAACACACCTTGGTGTGGTGAGAAAATGGAAGAGTTTCTTCCAGGTGTTTCCTTAAACGTGACTTACAGTGTCCTCTAAGAGGGAGAACGGAGGTAGCGTACGAGATTCTGCCTTTGGCCATAGCCTTTCCGTGCCTACTCGGGGGGCAAGAAAGACGGGCGTGCGGGCAGCTGCCCCCGGCACCTCGGAGCCGGCCGGGCCGTGCCAGCACCTCCTTCCCCGGAATGCCGGCTGCGCCCGGTGGCGGGAGACGGCGGCTCCCAGGTCAGGGACGACTGGAGCCCGGCCGCGGCGTCCCGTCCGGAGCCGCGTTCGCCGGCCGGCAGGGCGAGGGGGTCCCGCGGGGGAGTTATTCGCCTCACGCCTGTCTGTGCCGCCCGCTGCGGGGTCTCTCCCGGGCCGGCAAGGCAGCGCCCGAGGCTGCTCCCGCCCCGAcggggcgggccggggcagGGCGGCGGGCGGGAGTGGCCCGgcttgggcagggaggagaCGGAATCGGAAACGGGGCGGCAGTTCCAGAACATTAAAACTACTGAGCCCCCCAGCCCGCCCACCGGAGTTGCTTCGCGGGCACGCAAGATGTGCGGGGCCGGTTTGGGCTCCGCGCCGCGCTTGAGCGAGGTAAGGCTCGGGGAGCCGCGCATCCCCCGCACTGCGGGTCTCCTGAAATCCCATCGCTGCGGTCGACGCTCGGCGCGACCCCCGGAGCCACGAAACAAAACAGaaggggtggggaggaggtTACCTGGACGCCGGCTTGCCCGGCTGCGTGCCGGGTCCCGGGAGGCGGTGCGAAACGGGATCCACGCGCGCTAGAGACCGGAGCGGAGCGAGCCTGAGCCTCGGAGCAGTGCGGGACAGGCGGTGGGAGTTTTTGCCCGGGAGCGATGCGGACTGCCGCCCGGGAATAGAGCAGGAAGCCGAATGCGCTGGTCTTCTACCTCTTGCTTTGCCCCGCTTAGGCTGTAATTTAGCAAATCTGCCTGTTCTTCTTTCCTTGCATGATATTATGggtttaattctttttaaatgtcCACTACGAAACTTTTATATTGTAAAGGGAGTTTCCTCTAGATGTGTATACCTTAATTATGCCCATTTCAAAAGCTTGCCATACTAGTTATTTAAatgttaggggttttttttacattctttgtTTCAGACCCATGGAATGGGCTTGCTCTCTAGCTTAATAACATATTTTTCTCGCTTTCCTAAACTTTTTACTGCTGTGGGTTTTGTAAAGCATGTTCTTACTTGTATTTAGCAAGGGCGCCCTTACCTGTTTACAGCTTTGAGATGATCCCTTGTTTATATTTACATCAGTGAATTTATCACTGAGATGGCATCAGTAAATTGCGTAACTATCCCCTTCCAAAGTGTATTCAGACTTTATTAATGGAGAAGAATACGGGTCTCCTGTCAAGTAATTTCTGTGCAGAATTTCATGTATTTGGAGTTAAATCTAATCAAGCAAGTCCATTCCCTTTTTATATCTCTGCTGTTATATTttgtgctgaagaaaaaagactAGAACTTACTGCTGGGGAGCTTTGAGATCTTTTGTGTTGGAAGAAGTCCAGTAATGCAGTCCTTGCTGACTCCAACTTGTTCAGTTCTGCGTGACAGaactttttttgtcttcttagCTTTACCTATTGAATATGCCTAACCgccttttaaatgtattttaccAGCTGAATGAAACTGATTCATGTGTGAATACATTTATGACTCTGATGCACAGTTAAACCAGCAGATTACTTAAACCCTTAAGCATTTGCTACAGTGTTTGTCTTCCTTCTTTTAAGTCTGGGTTTTGTGCCTCTtgttcccagggctgcagtttgTGAGGCCGTGCAGCAGTGCCGGGCAGGCTGTCGGGCCGAGGAGCTGCGGGACAGCCACCGCGTTTGCGGTCGGTGTCACCATCCGGTGGCCGCTGGGGGAGCAGTCCCCATCCAGGCACCATGAACTCCGGCACCACTGCCCCGCAGAAGGTCACCAGCAACCCCACCAATACCGATGTCAACTATGTCATCAAAGAGCATTATAATTACACGGGAAAGCTAAATGAGAGTGTGGACACTGGAATTAAAGTGACGTCGGTGGTTTTTATCATCATTTGCTGCTTTATAATTTTAGAGAACATTTTTGTCTTGCTTACCATCTGGAAAACCAAGAAGTTTCACAGACCCATGTACTATTTCATTGGGAACTTGGCTCTTTCAGACTTGCTGGCTGGTGTGGCCTACACTGCCAACATTCTGCTGTCTGGACACAAAACGTACAGCCTGACCCCCAACCAGTGGTTTGTAAGAGAAGGCACCATGTTTGTTGCCTTGTCAGCTTCTGTGTTCAGCTTGTTGGCCATTGCCATTGAGAGATACATCACCATGCTGAAGATGAAACTCCACAATGGCAGCAACAGCTTCCGCTCCTTCTTGCTGATCAGTGCGTGCTGGGTCATCTCTGCCATCCTCGGGGGGCTCCCGATCATGGGCTGGAACTGCAAGAACCTCTTGTCCAACTGCTCCACCGTGCTGCCTCTCTACCACAAGCACTATATTCTCTTTTGCACAACCGTTTTCACTGGCCTTTTGTTATCTATTGTGGTCCTCTACTGCAGGATCTACTCCATGGTGAGGACTAGGAGCCGCAGGCTGACGTTTCGGAAAAACATTACCAAAGCTACTAGGAGCTCAGAAAAGTCACTAGCCTTGCTCAAGACAGTGATCATAGTCCTGAGTGTCTTCATTGTCTGCTGGGCTCCTCTGTTCATCCTGCTTTTACTGGATGTGGGGTGCAAAGTGAAGGCCTGCCCCATCCTCTATAAAGCAGAGTATTTTTTAGTACTGGCCGTGCTCAATTCAGCCACGAACCCTATCATCTACACCTTGACAAATAAAGAGATGCGGAGGGCTTTCATCAAGATCTTGTGCTGCTGCAAATGTTCCCCAGCAGATTCTGGGACCAAATTCAAACGGCCAATCATTGGGGGCATGGAGTTCAGCCGGAGTAAG encodes the following:
- the S1PR1 gene encoding sphingosine 1-phosphate receptor 1; amino-acid sequence: MNSGTTAPQKVTSNPTNTDVNYVIKEHYNYTGKLNESVDTGIKVTSVVFIIICCFIILENIFVLLTIWKTKKFHRPMYYFIGNLALSDLLAGVAYTANILLSGHKTYSLTPNQWFVREGTMFVALSASVFSLLAIAIERYITMLKMKLHNGSNSFRSFLLISACWVISAILGGLPIMGWNCKNLLSNCSTVLPLYHKHYILFCTTVFTGLLLSIVVLYCRIYSMVRTRSRRLTFRKNITKATRSSEKSLALLKTVIIVLSVFIVCWAPLFILLLLDVGCKVKACPILYKAEYFLVLAVLNSATNPIIYTLTNKEMRRAFIKILCCCKCSPADSGTKFKRPIIGGMEFSRSKSDNSSHPQKEDGDHPETIMSSGNVTSSS